GTGACCAGTGAGGAGGACATTGAGAGGCAGCAGGAAAATGAGATCTTGGTCCACAAGCTGAGAGTGGTGGATGTTTTGGAAATGAGGCTGAGGGAAGTTAGGGATTTAGAGGAAAGGTTACAAGTAATGGATGAGACTGCAGAGCTACTTCAGGAAGTAATAGAAGAAGAATTGGGAAAAGAAGAGGTAGATAAGTTGAGACAGGAAAAGGACGATTTGGAGGAAGGAAGAATACAATTTGAAGGTGTAACAGAAACAGTCTTGAAAAACTCTGTGAGGACAATAGGCATAGAAGAGCATGAAATAGATGAATTGGAAGAGCAAATAAAACAGGTGTTTTTAAAAGACTTGGTACCTGAAGAGGAAGACGCCAAGGGTAAGCAGCAGAGTGAAAAGGAGGCGACAGATGAGAGTCCATCAGATGATGGCTTGAGAGAGAAGCTATGCGAGATAGAAGGGGAATGGAAAGATGAGGTGGAGGAAAAGTTAAAGTCCAGATCTCCAGATGTCTCCAGTACCACTTCTGTAGAAACATACCAGAAGGTGGAGCGTAGGATTAAGAAGAGAGTGACTATTGTAGAAGAGAGAGGGCAGAAGGGGGACGCAATAGAAAAGGTGCAGGTACAGCGTGATGAAATGTCAGAGGAGAGTCTAGATAAAGATGGGACATTGTGTAAGACCGAAATACTGGAGGAGATAACTCAGAGAGAAGTCACAGAGAGGCTTCGTGCTGAGGATCAATCTCAGGTGGCAGATAACATCTGGTTCATACTTTTTGACCGCCCTCCATGTAGAGCTGTTTTTAAACCAGCAGGTACAGTATGGCATTGTGCAAACAGACATCTACTAATCTTTCTAATATCACTATCATTTCCTTCTCTGATACATGTGTACTGTAGTTTACATTAACAATGGAATAGTTGGAGGTAGAGAAACCCTCTTCAGATTCAATAGAAAGGACAAAGTTAACAGGATTATTAATTGCTTCTCCCTTTCGCTCTTATGATaggatttaacatttagaaagTACTGTCTTAGTCTCTGTAGTGGGCATAGTTCTGGGTTATTTCAGGTGGACGAAGTGTAGAAAAATTAATGACAGTATAGTAGACAGTACCAGTGGTTGTTGTATAGTAGATGTCCTTATTTTGCAAAAGGGGTAAAGATATGGATATGACAGGAAAACAACCACGGCCTAATAAGTCATATAAATGATTATCATCCATAGAGTCAAATCAGCttaaacaagacacacagaacatttatttcaaacCTCCCTCCTAGCCAGTGAGTCAACATGCCACTAATACATAAGCATTAACATACTATATTAACCAActtgtgtattgtttttccAAAATTGTACTTTTCATTTGCTTAAATTACGTGTTTTTGATGCTTCACTGGATTTGCGGTCTAACTAATATCTTTACTTTGGAAATAGTTTTGTTACAAATGAGAATAACCCGCCACACCCTGTCCATCTTCTTTTACTGTGAGCTTTCTGGCATTGCATGTTTGCGCCCACGTTCAAAgattctgtgtgtttgctttcatAATTAGTTACCACCGTGGAACGTGCTCAAGTGGGTGAAGGCGAGCATTTCACCTCAGAGACTGAGATTACTACAGTtgaggaaaaaacacagattataGTAGAAGCGGGACAAAAACGAGAAGAGGAAGTATGTTTTGTACCAGAGATCCCACCACCACAGACCCTCACAGAAAGAGATGATGACTGGTTTGTGTTGCTGGATGCTGTCCCCAGAGAAACCTCTTATGTACCACCAGgtactgcaaaaaaaacctgTGCTGCTTTTCAAGTCTTTGGctcttttgtgctttttgtgctTGTTTGATACTATACAGGAAGTGTGTACATCTGACTTTCTCGACTTTTACTCATACTAGTTACCTTGAAGGGAAGAGACCAAATGGGTGCAGAAaggtttgtctctgtctctgatgAGATTAGAGAAGCAGTGTCTGAAGAAAGAAAGCTAATAGAAGAGGCGCCAAGACATCTACAAGTAATCCCACAACAGCCAGTGACCAACAGAGACGATGACTGGTTTGTGTTGCTGGATGTTGTTCCCAGAAAAATGCCATATGTTCCCCCAGGTATTGCTAAAACGTTGGTTTTTTTCGTGCTTTATTTTGTGCGTGCTTGCTAATATACAGGACGTGTGTAATACTGCTTGTGTTAAAAGACTTTCTCCTAACTTTACTCATATCAGTTACCTTGACAAGAAGAGACCAGATGGGTCCAGAAAGTTTTGACTCAGTAACTCAAACTACTGCCGAGGAGGAGATTAGAAAAGTAGTAGCTGTAGAAGAGTCACCAAGACCTCTACAAGAAATCCCACAACAGCCATTGGCCGACCGAGATGATGACTGGTTTGTTTTGCTGGATGTGGTTCCCAGAGAAATATCATATGTACCGCCAGGTATTGACACAGTACTGCTTTACAGCTTTATATACACAAGCAATAGTTATGAGCTCTGCAGACACACTCATCTGTAAATCCCCTGTGTTGTCCATGTTGTCTGAGGAGTTTGCATCTCTTTTGTCTTAGTTGCTGTTGCAGAGCATGTTAAAGTGTCCCCAGAAGATCATGTCTCTCTGGTTGAAATAACAGCCATtgtgcagagagaaaaaagggtgGAGATTATTGCAGAAGACACAGACATTAAAGTGCTGGGTGAAAAGCAAGTAGCGCTGCCACAAGCTGTGAGAGAGATAGAAGATGATTGGTTTGTGCTGCTGGATGTTCCCACCAGAGAACCATCATGTGTGCCACCAGGTATTGTGGACTTTTTTTCCAGGCCCACCATAAAGACTTACTAGCGTATTATAAGTGTCTTACAAAActcttttcattctttctgtCATTAGTTACAATGGTCGAGTATGTTCAGATTTATCCTGAAGAAAGCGTTTCCACTGAGGCTGAAGCGATAACAGTAGAGTCGAGGAAGGAGGCTGTAGTTAAAGAGATTGGGATACAaaaagaggacagaggacagcagAAAGTATCCCAGCCAGAAAGAGATGATGACTGGTTTCTTCTGCTGGATGTTGTTCCCAGAGAAACGTCCTATGTACCTCCAGGTACCCACAGCcttcaaatgtctttattttcttttgcacacaTATCACACCAAAGAAGACCATCTCACAAATGTGTCACACAAACTACAGTATTCAAAGATGATATCTGTTGTTAAATTTGAGGTCATTCTTTATTTTTGGGCTGAAGTTTGAGTACAAATTCTGTTTGCTTTCAGTTTTTCTGGCGGTACCGAGCCAGATTTATCCAAGTGTTCAACCTCAACGAATTGAAGTGATAAGCATAGAGCAAAAGCTCCAACATGTTGATCTTAAACCGATTAGACTGCAGCCTTCTCAACCACTGTCGGAGAGAGATGACGACTGGTTTGTGCTGTTTGATGCTATTTGTGAAGAGGTAGTCCTACTTCCACCAGGTATATGCAATGTAATAAATGTTTGCACCCCACTCTTTGCCAGTGTTTGCAACTTCTAACTTGCTTTGTTTGGTGGATACACAAGTGTCACTCAGCTTCTTTGACTCTGTCTATTTGTCCCAGTTACTCCTGTTGAGATTATTCCGGATATGAGCAAGATGTTTAAGGGTGAGGTGACTACCACAGAGACTAGAACATGGAAGAAGATGATAATTGGTGTGAACAGCCTGCAAGATGTGACAAATCTGTCTGAAATTAGAACTGGCAAAATTGCAATGCCgtcagagagagaaggaggagatgaTTGGTTTGCCCTGTTTGACATCATCCGCGAAAAGCCTGGCTTCATACCGCAAGGTACCTTTCAGCGTCTGCATATACTATGCTAAAACATTCAGTTGAGTCGACTGCACTATTACCTGATGCTTTCAACCTTAAAAGGCTCtagcaaaaataacaaataaatgcatCAGATTCTTTTACTCgtatttctttgtgttagttGCTGCGGTTGAGCGTATTGTGGATGTGGGGGCAGCCACTGAACCCAAACCCATATTTATCCTGGAAGACGTGAGGTCCCCGGTGAAGTTGGTGGAGATGAAACCGTCACATCCAAGACAGATAGATGACGACTGGTTTGTGCATCTAAATGTTGCAGCAAAAGTACCAGGTATTCTGCTATTTTACGTGGCTGCTGTGAGACAGAACAACACAGGGTCTGTGTGTGCCTTGCAGTTTTATTACAAATCTCATCTTGTGGAATTGTCTTCTGACTGAGAAGGCTTTTGTGTATTCTACATTAGCGGCAGTGAAGGAAAGTATCCGTACGCATCCTGAAGTAAGAACAGCTAAAGAGTTTGCAGCCATAGAGCAGAGAGCCCAGCAGAGCATTGCTATAGTGGAGGATATGTGGCAGCAGGAGAAGACCGTACAGCAGAAACCACGTCCAGCAGTGAGAGAGGTGGAAGATAATTGGTTTATTCTTCTGGATGTGGCCACTAAGAAATCAGgtataataaaagtaaattagTCCAGCGatacatacaaatatttcaatttgatttctttttgaatgtgAACAGTTATTCTAATATGTGCACATTTTGTATCTGAAGACCAATCAGTCATTTCATTTGTCTATTTCACTGTAACTACTTTATTGTATCTACTTTATTTCCACAACAATACTCTGTTTGCTTTAGTCGCTGTCCCTGAGCGCATCCGCTTCCCAGCAGAGGTGAAATTTCCAACTGCTGTGGCAAAAACAAGGTTTTCCGAGAGGAGACCACAGTTTGAGAAAAGGATCCTGGAGGAAAGACGTCCACTCACACAAACCTACGTCAACGATGATTGGTTTGTTCTGCTAGATGTTGGCACCAAAGAGTCAGGTATTTTTGTACCTGTTTGGGTTTGTTGTTTTGCAGGAGAACCGCGCACACGCCGTCTTGCTGTTGCTCCATGAAACACTTAGCAGCTTTTGCAGCGTGTTTACAGGATTCACTGACTTCTTTTCACGAGAGAATGTGTTTACAGATGGCAATGCACATTCACTATCATTCAAGGACCACTAACCATGCTTTGGTCGCAGATTGAAGAAATCATGCTTTCTAAATCTCGCATTTCACCAGTTCAACCACCCTGAGGTTTACGACTCCTTGCAGCCTAACGTCATCTGCTTTTGCATCTATCATCGGATCGCAACGAGAACTGATCAATGCTTTTGCTCTCATCCCACTTTGTGGATATTCGCTTCTGGCCCACCTCAGGCTTTGGCGTGTGcttgtccttttaaaaaaaaaacattgaaacaaagcATATGAGGTACTGTAtacctgcagtgtgtgtgcgcttATACAGTATGATCACATTGAGGCTTGAGACTCTAAGTATGATGTGGCCGCTTTCATAgatgcgcttgtgtgtgtgtgtgtgtgtgtgtgtgtgtgtgtgtgtgtttagatgtTAGTAGCTGTTCCACTTTGCATGTGAGATGTGCACACAAATCATATCttttcagtttaaaacataGTTCTAAAAcagatttccttttatttacattcacatttgtCTTTATTCGGTCTAGTGGTGATAACACAGAGGGGCACCCGTCCTGTCAGCGCTCCAGTCTTCTCCCAGGCTGCTCTGGCTGAGGCAGGGATCCCCATGAACCTCCTCGATCAGCCCCAGACCTCAACTCCAATCAGGACCAGCCGGCAGGAGGAAAGAAAGCTGGAGGTTACTGTAGAAGCTGTGGAGCCCTCAAAAATCGAGACTGTGGTTGAGGTCAAGGTATTTAGAATTCCTCCCTTATCGCTGTTTAACAATCAAtctaaatgtttatttacaggAAATACGTGGCATCATATATGTGTTGAAACCATACATGCTGTACAGGATAGCTGTTGCCCGTGAAAAATCATCAAACTATTTATAATGTGTCCCCACACTGATTATCTGGGTATTGTGATTGTGGATAATAGACAGATAGTAGATTATGATAACTATAAAATGTAAAGAACTATTTTTGATGTTATTGCTTCATAGTTTTTGATAATAAAAGATGCTCAAATAGCAAGCAGAGATTGTTCTCGGTGTCTGAGTGTGAACTGTGTCTCTCTTGCTGCTGTAGCCAGCAGCGTGGAGGGACCAGAGAGAAGTAGACTCCTCCCTGATAACCACCATCAATGGGGACATTCAGGTTAGTGTCAGACACAGGCCTCTTGCATGTGGCCCCTCAGAAGACTTGTTTCCACTATGGCTGCGATGTGAGTGTTAAAGCCAACAAGCAGAGGATGCTAACACgtgtccctctctcctccccggGGTAGCACGTGTCTGAAGTGACGAGCACGGAGGTGGTGCAAATACGAAAGGTCAGATTCTTAGCCCCGTATACGTTTCCGTAGCCATCTCTCCACCTCCATTCCGACCATCTGGAGCTTCTCATCCAAAAGACTAATTTCACCCTCTTCTCATGCTGTGCTTCGATACGGCTAGGTTTTAAATGAAATCCTCATCAGGTTCAAGGCACACCCAGTAGATTTTAAGAGTTAGAAAAATATAAGAATAGGTGGAATATGTAAATGGTAACTAAGAATAAGAATATGTCCATGAGAAGAGACTATGCTTGGCTCAGGATAtatgtttttacacacattagCTGTAAAGGTTTGCAAGGCATTAATCTTCTCTCATTGCTTGCTGTTGTTGTAAACCCTggaatgcacacatgcatgatGATAGATTTGTGCACAAAAAAGTGGCATGGTAACTGCTATTTTATCACACTCTACCgttcttaattttctttctcattATGAAAATAGAAATTGTAAGTCAGTCCTCCATAGCCTTTCAGgctctttgttttgttactaCATTACAGTCTGATGCTCACAGGATCTTAGCCCCAAACTATTTTGCATGCAGAATCCTCACagctctgtttgtctgttgtatTAACACTGTAGTGACTTTTGTAGATTGCATGTCCAACGTGTGGCAGTTTGATGCCAGCACACAGGGGAACTGAAACAAACCcacacttttttgttcttttcatttttcacagaaAAGAGCTAAGAAAATTGAGGGTGACTCAATTTATATGAGACATAGCCTTTTAATGTTGGAGGTTTGTATCCCTTCTGGAGATGTCGGTCTCTATCTGTATTTTCTTGCTCTTTGGCACAACAGCTACTGTTTAATATCATGCTTGCATGTGGCCTGATTCACGCTTTTCACATCAgtgtaacgtgtgtgtgtgtgtgtgtgtgtgtgtgtgtgtgtgtgtgtgtgtgtgtgtgtgtgtgtgtgtgtgtgtgtgtgtgtgtgtgtgtgtgtgtgtgtgtgtgtgtgtgtgtgtgtgtgtgtgtgtgtgtgtgtgtgtgtgtgtgtgtgtgtgtgtgtgtgtgtgtgtgtgtgtgtgttgcaacgGAACTCTAATTAGGATGTTTCAGGAGAAAGCTGTTGAATTTACAACAAATAAGTATTTGGTTATGGTCAGGATTCTTACACTTGCATTGGTATACATTAACCTGTTAAGGATATCATCCTTAAACTGTTACTGTTCACAAGCAGCTCCATTTTaatacaacatatttttttcagtattcTCCTGGTCCTGCTTTTGCTCCTTGTCTTCCGTGTTATTTTCTAACTTGCCAGTAATGCATCACAATTTCTCAGCAGTTATGCAAATGCAATCTTCTGAAAATCAAAATGATTATACATCTTTGATGTTCTATGTAAAAGCAATGGAATTTGGAGAAACACTTGTCATGAAGTTGCTCTTTAGCACCACAATAGTTCATGATAAACAGTGAAACACTTCTGATTATAAACTAGATCATGGTCTGCAGTATGTTTGGTAAAGGAATTCAATATCTTGCAGATCTCAGTAAAGATCAACTTGATGCTAAATGTTGCCAAATGAGTGCTGCTGCCATTGTTTGGTTCATTTGTGTTAAATGAACAGGTTCCCGTTCATACTAACAACTTGTTCCATGTCTGCCACCATCTGCTCTCCTGCTCTTTGATTTGCAGCTTGTTTTCACAACGTGTTTCACTGCAAGCCTGATGCAATGAAATAGAACCCTCGATGCTGTGCTGTGTAGTTTAGAGCTCCTTCCCATCCAAAATCCAAATAATAATCAACTTTGAAAAATCACGTCGACGACTCCTCTGATTCTTACGTTTTTATAAACCAAGGTCTGGTCTCCTGAATAAGCTGCCAGACTTGATTTTCGATTTTGAAGAGGAGTCGTAATAATCTATCTAGAATCCACAAAGTACGGTTGTCTTTTCTAATTTATGTCCCATTAGAATCCACAATTAAACCCTGCTTCTGCTTGTTTTCTTAATCAGCAATAACTGAACACAAATTGTGCAAGAACAGTTGAAAGCAACgtaatctgactttttttttttattctcttctgTTTGTTAATTTCTCCCAACTACAAACACATCCTTTTatcttccctttccctccccATCCAACTTTTTATCTTCACTTCGTACTTTATCTCCATTTTGTTGTTTCCGTTCTCCAAATTCCTGGTgtcctctttccctccccctCCCGCTCTCCACACTTTATTTCCCCTCTTGACTTCCTCCATATAGGAGTTTGATAAGCCTCAGGAGGACCTGCTCCGGCACCATGCCAGCATCAGTGAGCTGAAGAGGAACTTCATGGAAGCCGCCCCAGAGACCAGGCCCAGTGAGTGGGACAAGCGCCTGTCCACGCACTCCCCGTTCCGTACCCTGGGTATTAATGGTCAGCCCCTGCCCAGTGCAGACGGGGTAAGTCTCCCACGGGAACCCCTCGCCACCAAATCCTTTTTTAGTTGATTTAGCCTACAGACTAAGTCTGCCAGTTCAGGAATTTGCGCAATAAAGCAGACAGTTTccttttaaattgaataagaaaatcATCATGAATACCAAGAATTCCTGAACTGACTAGGTTAAATCTGTGTTTATACATGCGTcctcacttttgtttttcatggctCTGCATTTTCAAAGATGATTGCACTGGTGTGAGCAGTGCACATGTATTTGAAATGGAACAGAAGAACCTGAAATTCTTGCCAACTTCTTGTGTTTAAGTCATTTctaaatgtttgtgtaatttgAGCATTGAATTGCTACATTTGATTGGGTTCTTTGTCAATTATGAATTTATTCAAATGAAAGCAACTGGTAGAAGACGGGATCAGGCTCTTCCAGTTGACAGTCTGAGTgtatttgattgtgtgtgtgcatgtacggACCTATTCAAAGAGATAGCATGTGGTATGCAGCACATGCATGTTTGACTTGATGAATAGGGTCTGTACTTCTCGTCTATCACTCAAAAGACTGATGTGGGTGAGGCATCTTTGGGACAGGTTGTCCACTCTCTGAGAACTCACTTTGGTTCATCGTATCTGCATCGGATGCCTCTGAACTCTGACATGTTTGTATTGCATGACTGACGGAACTGACGTTGAAAGATTTACTGCATGACTCCCAGTTGAAGTTTTGCACGTTCTGCTGACACTGAGCAGAATTGGGGgacccacccccctcccccccttcatCTGTCCTTATTGCATTGATgagctttctttctttagatGATCTTTAAATACTTTTTGCTTTGCACGCTTTCTTTTCACgctgcttttacattttcttttggctGATGCTCTTTCCAAGCTacggttgttgttttttttccatgaagAGACAAGGCCTCATTCACAGTTGTATAAATCATTTTTGCACCACTCTCCCTATTGTAGAGAATACTTTAACTATCACAGAATTCCTTTATAAATCTTATTACAACATAGGACAGCTTTTTGCATTCCTCTTCTGTCGGGCAGGTGCGTAGGTTGTGACCAAAAGTAGCAGATTAGGAGTTTAGAAAGAATACCACATACTGACAATTACGCAAggaattatttatttagaaaataaaacgtTTCGGTAATACAACATTTCAGTCTTAGACCTTCATCACCTGATGAAGGTCTAAGACCAAGACGttgtattttctaaataaataattgctTGCATAATGGTCAGTGTGCGGGATTCTTTGTAAACTTTATAAAACTAATACAATTGTGTCATTACTGGTATTAATAGTTATAATGACGTTAAAAAGATTACATGAAAGCTATTCAGCAAACTAGAAACAGATTCACATTCGGTTTGAGCTGCTGTCATATGAATGAACAAGTGTAGTTCTACTGAGGTTCATGTTTCATGCCTTTTGGTGAGACATAAACTCCACGTCAGCATAACACAACGCATAAACACAAAGCATTTTTTATCTTGGACATAAATGCCTCTGAGTACATCAAGTTGTCAGGATGCATTAGAGTTGCACTGAAACCAAAGCAAAGCTGACAGCTTAAAGTCTGCAGTGAGGAGATGAATCAGAACAAACATACACCATGTTTGATGTAAGCAGTCAACAATATGACACTGGTCAAATGTTATCTGCCTAGTAGAGTGGACACACACTGTGTATGCTCAGTTTAACAAGCCATTTTGTCATTCTACTTAACCTTCAGTCGTGTATCAAAAATAGACTAAGGGGCCCCACTGTGAGAAAAGGACACATTGAtattaatgttgacatttgtcATGCAACTGCAGAATCACTCCTGTTACTTTCTGACCCGTTACTTTCAGCTCAGATGAATGGTATGAATTTTTCACTGCGTTGTTGCTATGCAGCAACCTCCAGACAAATCAAATCTATTTACCACTCACACAGTTAACTGGGTATCTGCGCCAATTTAACATCCTCAAGCTAAAGGCCCAAGATCATTCCAGCTGTACTGACTCAATTGGCCTTAGGTTACTGAGATTGCTCCATCTCAGAAATgtataacaatatttttttaaataagattcTACAAATGTGGATGactttctgtcttttcaaaaaaaaaaaaaaaattgttggacgtggaataataaaagaaaaaattgcaTGTGCAAGTAACATTTCCATGCTCTGGATAACAAAAGTTACTAccaaaatcacattttcataatttcaatCAGCGGTTACTGCGCAATTCTGGCTTTTTTGGTCATTTCAAaattccttcctctctctgccctcctcctccaccttcagTTTGTCATCCGCCTCCCACGCGGCCCCCTGCTAGACTTCTACTCCAAACGCAGCTGAGGGGCCGTCTCGACCCTGCGGAAATCCCACACAGGTGCGAGTGTGACCTGCGGAGACCGCACCTAACCCATCCACCCATCAACCTCTagctttctcttctcctccactCCTCCTTCGCCTTCTCTTCAACATCATCCGTAGCATTCTTCATCTCTCATCCTCTGCTCTACTGGAGAAGCTTCCCTTTGTTCTGGCCTATGTGGGACAAGACATTCATTTCTTCTGTTTCCCACTGCAGAACAATTGACCTGGTTTCTACAGCCAGAACCAATCCTGTTCTCCAAAGTTGATTAGGACTGGAAATGACAATCAAGGCACTACTCTTTTGCAttttctgtgttgtcttttggACTTTAAATCAACCAATATTACCCAACAACTGACTTTTATTTGGAGGCTTATAATGTCTGACCATATCGATTTGAGCCTGCTTTTATACACGTTTGAAGTAGATTTCTATTGTCGGTTGTCTAAGGATGTTGTCTAAACTGATCACTGTGATTTGGTTTATGGAATTATAaactttttttcctaaacccacGTTAAGTAAGCACCAGAAAACAGCAGTCTTGTTACTGAGAAACTTAATATTCTTTGTCACAGTTAAGTATTTCCTGTGATAGGAGACCTTGAGGCAGCTTAATTGTAATACTTATTAAAACTCTTTCTCCTTCACTAGTTTTTGGCGATGCAGTATGTAGCAACTGCAAGAGATTACTTGTTGCATGACTTTTTGACAATCAACTTTGACCAAAGAATAAAAGACCGTTCATATGATTGTTTCTTCTTTGAATCTGTTACTTAAGCTTGCGATTTTTctgtaaaggaaattatatgTTGGTCGTGGATGACTGTCTATCAAAACTAGTGTACGCGCCATGCCATTTTTGCAGTCCCACCCTTTGGAAAGAATATTCaagcaaaaaaaatccattttattctGACGCAAACTAAATCCTATTCAtgtatgaaataaacaatacgGAGCAATACCTGTATTCAGAATCCATCTTATTTGGTGACACATTGTAGCATGCGTCATGTGGAAATCAGTGGAAGTCATTTTGATCATGAAGGGATATATGAGTAATGTTTTGTTAAGCTGTGGCGTTAAAACTGTGTTGATTTTGTCATATAAATTCTAATA
The genomic region above belongs to Etheostoma cragini isolate CJK2018 chromosome 6, CSU_Ecrag_1.0, whole genome shotgun sequence and contains:
- the LOC117946871 gene encoding uncharacterized protein LOC117946871 isoform X28, translated to MATMTTEASAVSEADTEGKQKASVAEAEHEPENKQKPAAAAEPQGEQSSEKAQEQSSEPGPADVATSPEEEQLKPRTRTSAGKGLSRLFSSFLKRRSQCSEEGFEAEKAREETADREEKADKAEEEKEEEVKSEEKEAKVEAEKSEVKEVKAKEEKEQKEVKEGEKVEKRGSKKKKKEAKKKLEKKDEVKVKNKEEKREEEKVKKEEKKAQQTVEKKEEEEKSETKEKEKKETAEVKDKEAEAGKKESKEEEKVDKKFAKKKEKEEKVKKKEEEKAKRKAEEEDRVKKREEEKAQKREEEKAKEAEKLKKKEEEKTKKKKEEDKTKEEKPKKKEEKPKEESIKKEDKAKEEVKKIEKEEEKTEEKQKKEEEKGKKKEKGKNKGKKDEKGPCEEQVKAPIAAPEPELKTEPDTEQAPDQHSISSAETQQAQEEHKEEAAIKEPEVVEEVKEDTEKKEEEPAEQEKEAKGEEKAKEKAKVEKANKDEAKKEKPVKEKKTEKKVEEAKGSKRQKTMQCKVTLLDDTQFECELDKHAKAQELLTKVCDHVNLLERDYFGLCTSETPNGKTWLESTKEIRKQVSGAVYEFTFGVKFYPPDPAQLTEDLTRYFLCLQLRKDIMSGVLPCSFVTLSLLGSYTAQSELGEYDPELHGPDYVKELSLAPGQSQELEEKVMELHRTYRSMSPAQADMLFLENAKKLAMYGVDLHQAKDLDGVDITLGVCSGGLMVYKDKLRINRFPWPKVLKISYKRSSFFIKIRPSEQEQYESTIGFKLPNYKASKKLWKVCVENHTFFRVPTVEPPSSRRFLVLGSKFRYSGRTQAQTRQASSMIDRPAPRFTRSASKRLSRNIDGAGDETLQFLQRLSASTRSDVDDWLLMLTSDKPQPFPEFPAREESEQTFIRPWEVGKSVHTVTVKWQDTETEQTGSQTTTQAVSQPWQELASDEQWQRRKADEWSALLSRLPPFPFVPPFDVVKEPAKISLAKMSSLDRLLQPALTQQDDWFLNFDRIFRLSSLQHVDKPFLPDSPQAQFQVQEKDELGMCVAEQEVTSEEDIERQQENEILVHKLRVVDVLEMRLREVRDLEERLQVMDETAELLQEVIEEELGKEEVDKLRQEKDDLEEGRIQFEGVTETVLKNSVRTIGIEEHEIDELEEQIKQVFLKDLVPEEEDAKGKQQSEKEATDESPSDDGLREKLCEIEGEWKDEVEEKLKSRSPDVSSTTSVETYQKVERRIKKRVTIVEERGQKGDAIEKVQVQRDEMSEESLDKDGTLCKTEILEEITQREVTERLRAEDQSQVADNIWFILFDRPPCRAVFKPAVTTVERAQVGEGEHFTSETEITTVEEKTQIIVEAGQKREEEVCFVPEIPPPQTLTERDDDWFVLLDAVPRETSYVPPVTLKGRDQMGAERFVSVSDEIREAVSEERKLIEEAPRHLQVIPQQPVTNRDDDWFVLLDVVPRKMPYVPPVTLTRRDQMGPESFDSVTQTTAEEEIRKVVAVEESPRPLQEIPQQPLADRDDDWFVLLDVVPREISYVPPVAVAEHVKVSPEDHVSLVEITAIVQREKRVEIIAEDTDIKVLGEKQVALPQAVREIEDDWFVLLDVPTREPSCVPPVTMVEYVQIYPEESVSTEAEAITVESRKEAVVKEIGIQKEDRGQQKVSQPERDDDWFLLLDVVPRETSYVPPVFLAVPSQIYPSVQPQRIEVISIEQKLQHVDLKPIRLQPSQPLSERDDDWFVLFDAICEEVVLLPPVTPVEIIPDMSKMFKGEVTTTETRTWKKMIIGVNSLQDVTNLSEIRTGKIAMPSEREGGDDWFALFDIIREKPGFIPQVAAVERIVDVGAATEPKPIFILEDVRSPVKLVEMKPSHPRQIDDDWFVHLNVAAKVPAAVKESIRTHPEVRTAKEFAAIEQRAQQSIAIVEDMWQQEKTVQQKPRPAVREVEDNWFILLDVATKKSVAVPERIRFPAEVKFPTAVAKTRFSERRPQFEKRILEERRPLTQTYVNDDWFVLLDVGTKESVVITQRGTRPVSAPVFSQAALAEAGIPMNLLDQPQTSTPIRTSRQEERKLEVTVEAVEPSKIETVVEVKEFDKPQEDLLRHHASISELKRNFMEAAPETRPSEWDKRLSTHSPFRTLGINGQPLPSADGFVIRLPRGPLLDFYSKRS